One Arthrobacter sp. B3I4 genomic window, CAGGCAGCGGCAGCGGCCCGCGGGCCTGATCGTCCCCGCCCAGCCTTGTCTGGCACCATGGGACCTGTGAGTTTCTTCCTGGTCTTCGTGGCGATCGTGCTGGCCGCCGTCGCCATCCTCCTCGGTACCGACTTGGCCCAGAGAATTTTCCGCCGCCGCGCGGGCGGGCGGGCTTTCGAGGACGGATTCGACGAGCCGGTGGCTTCGCTGCCGCCGGTGCTGCTGCCTGCCGATGCCGAACCCGCAGACCTGGACCGGATCCGCTTCGCCGTCGGCGTGCGTGGCTACCGGATGGACCAGGTGGACCAGGTCCTCGACGAGCTGCGGGACCAGATCGCGCGGAAGGACCGTGAAATTGCCGCGCTCCGGGCGGAACGGGAACGGCCGGAGCGGCCGGATTCGGAACAGGCGGAGCCGGAACGTGTGGAGCGCCCCCGGCGGAACCATCCCCGCGGGGAGCGCCCGCACCGGGATCCGGCGCCGGATCCTGCGCCGTGAACGAAACGGCGCAGGAGAGTCTTAACACTGCCGTCTGGGGCCGGATCGCTGCTGCCGGCAACCGTGCCGCGCGCTGGCCCTGGTGGCTGCAGGTCGGGGGACTGTACGTCGCCGCCCGTCTGGTCAGTGCCTGCATCTTCATGGCCGCGGCGCTGCACCAGGGGGTCAACCCATGGTTTCCGCCCAGGCCGGACTACTGGAACTTCATCAACATCTGGGACGCCCGTTGGTACGGAGAAGCGCTCAGCAACGGCTACCCCACCCAGTTGCCGGTCGATGAGGCGGGCAACGTCAAAGAAAACGCGTGGGCGTTCTACCCGCTCTTTCCGCTGCTGGGCCGG contains:
- a CDS encoding DivIVA domain-containing protein; the encoded protein is MGPVSFFLVFVAIVLAAVAILLGTDLAQRIFRRRAGGRAFEDGFDEPVASLPPVLLPADAEPADLDRIRFAVGVRGYRMDQVDQVLDELRDQIARKDREIAALRAERERPERPDSEQAEPERVERPRRNHPRGERPHRDPAPDPAP